Genomic DNA from Clupea harengus unplaced genomic scaffold, Ch_v2.0.2, whole genome shotgun sequence:
ATAGAATCTAACTGAACCAgtgacatttttatttgataGAAAGTGGATTAAGAATAGGTGATAGACAGATCATTTCACAAAAAAAGTTGTCGTAAAAGGGGGAGCTTCGTATAATTACATTAAACCAAAATAGCAAAGTCTCCAGCATAGAGAAATAGCATCAACAAGACAATATAGGGCTACTACTTAGACCACCTTCTTCATTGTGATTTGAACTGAGAGACTTTTTCAGGTCAGCATCAAATACAAGCAGAAACATTTACAACGCCCTCATTTTAACTACATTATCGTCAACAGGAAGGTAAAGCTACATAATTTAAGACAGgccatttattattttaaacacAAATGTAACGTTGAAATTTGGTGTACAACTTTAACAACACAGGCAAAGGAGTTCAATCAGACGCTTAAAGATCTACAAATTGATGCTGAATCATTGCTGAATGAAACGTTGCCTGTTCCACCCAcaaatgtatactgtataccaCAAATTTAGGCTCATAACTAATATCCCACAAACGTAAGTAGGCATATTATGATTGCGGGAAGTTATTACATTTGTGAGAGGTAACATTTTGTATTAGGCCACACCTAATAGGCCTAAATCACAAATATAATGAAACTCTACCTGTTATATCAGTTGTAAAAATATGTTgccaaaaatgtaatgaaatgtctTCAAAATATCCCCCTTAGAAATCATATAATTTGTATGCTGACTGAGTGTTCTGTGCACTATTTCCAGATTATAGCTAGGGGCCAATTGTAATTGTcagtttttaaatattttgtaattttttttgtcaaaacaaaataacagctttgcctccaatcaaatacaaaaagtaAGTGTCCTTGCTGATGTTATTGACCTGTTTGGTTTGAAAATAAATcttacacagagaaacacactaaACAAACATCAGAACTTTTCCAGTCatactaattaaaaaaatgcaAAGACAGTAGGGAAGACAGGTCAATTTGGTATTATGTTAATCCTTGGGGGCCTTTTCTTAAAAGGTGTTTCAATTCGAAAAACTTCCCACACATTAGAACCAAAACTAACAATGTAACATTTTTCattaaacacagacaccaacCACCCAGGTGCATTTCTCTCAATGAAGTGAGACAATAGTCCACCCAGACCCTTAAATCCAGTGAggaggatctctctctcacacacacacacacatacacacacacacacacacacacacacacacagagacacagatacacacacacacacacgtacgtacgtacatacatatatacatacacacgcacgcaataAAGAGATTAGACTCTAAAAAAAAGAGATTATATGGTCACAAGATGGTGATGATTTTTGATAAACATACTTTTACAACAGACATAGCAGGTATTTCACTATATTTGTGATTTATTACATTTGATgtcataatattttttttaccttcCTACAAACGTAATAACTATGTTTGTGAGGTGTGAGAAGTTGTGGGTGTAACATCGCCCCCTACTGATTGGCGCATATGACACAAAAATGTgttattatacatatataaaaatcTGGTGTATAAGAAAACTATAATCATTCCCTCAATTTGGGTATAGGTATGTTTTTGTATAGTCTTTCTCTTCTCATTTGGATGATTACAGTAACAAACCTACAAGAAATaagattcattttcattcatactTTTCTGAAAAACAGTGAGATAGGAGTTGGTGCGTATATCCTAGCATGTTTTGTTATGGCTGCATTTTAACATAGTGAATCAATACAGGGCccaaataagagagagagatcaaattATGacagggagatgaggagaggcaTTGAAATACAGGTAAATGCATAGAGAGTGGCATGGGTCCTTTAGATGTCACTTGACAGTGAATCCACAATACTTGTTGGGGCAGCTTCTTTTCACCTGTGAAAAAGAAACTGTTTAAGAATAGGAATCCCCTCCAGTCAAATCCATGCCACTCAacaaacaatatatataaatctacacacacacacacacacacacacacacacacacacacacacacacacacacacacacacacacacacacacacacacacacacacacaccatacacacacacacgtgccaggCAATCAACTGGCAATGAAATGGCAGTTGAAAAAACAACTATTTTTATTATCAAACACTTAGCACACAATATATTACCTAGTTGTGATCCTATTTGAAAAAGCTGTACAGATAAGAACCAACAAGGATGGCAACAATTGAGCAGCACACCATGATCATCATCTGCTTCTAAAGTGTGCAAGAGTAAGGGACAGCAAGAGGGAGAAAGCCAGAGAAGAACAGGGTGCCAAAGCGAAAGATAGAaagggacagaaagaaaatagaaaggaatttgaaaaaagaaaagaaaaacaactcaGAACAGGAAACACTGTGGAGACTGAGAATTGTTAAAAGAAAGAGTGGAACTATAAAGTTCCAAGATGAATAACAGATTAAGAACTGAAAGTCCACTTAACTTCAtggtaaaacatttaaaagtagAAATTAATGGCACTTATTTCTCAAGTCAAACTTGCAAACTCGCATACAAAGTGTTTCCTTACAATTATGACAGAGTTCACAAAAGAGATACAAATGCAGAATGTCAGACGAGTAAGACACTGTTACATTCCACCAATGGTGTAGTCTCCAATCTGCTGTGTCAGTGGCTGATCAGCAGTGAAATATATTGGTCCTTATTGGTTACACTGGAGTGGTGCATCTCTAACTATATTAATTAAGATGTATTCATTTGGCTGTAATCTTTGCCTGGATGTAATATTGGATACGCCACATTGAAGAATTATACTGAGAGTAAAAAACTTGAGACTTGCATTGAGAATAGAGGATATGTATTCATTGCGCTTTAGCTACCATGAGAATAATAGTTAAACGGGACATATGTAAACAGTAAACGGCAGGAAATACCAATTCTTTCAGACTTACCCTGCGGGCCGCCTGCCGAAACGCTGCTGCTTTCTTGGTATCTGCCACAGCCCTTTCTACAAAGCCCACTGACTGGTCCATGTTGCTTTCAATTCTATCAATCATGGTACCCTGGTGGGGTTAGAGTTGTAGTAAGGCACACATATAGTCTAAGTGTGAaactggttagtgtgtgtgtgcacttaacTAGAAGTTAATTTCACTGTACGGATGTACTTATTCTTCTGCTTTGTATAGTTTTATTTTGCAGCTCAACCCAACACGGCACTAGATGTCTAAAACATTCTAGTGAATCCAATAGCTATTTGACAAGATTTATCTAGTGGGATCCACATCTGTGGTACCTGGTTCTCCACTATCATGGCAATGTCCACAAACATGTCATGCAGCTCCTTGATGCTGCTCTCCAGGCGCATGATGTCTTTATGTCGCGCTTCAATCTCACCCATCTGCTCCTTTGAGATGTTTGAAGCCATGATCTGCCATAGGAACAAGCAACCAAGTTATACGCAGACAAACAAATAGATAGACCgatggatagacagacacaggcaaacatatTGACATAAATGAAACTACCCCAGCTGTGAACACAGCTGCATTACCGCCCTCCAGCATCTCCTCTAACTCGTCATCTGTGGTTTCTTTGCCCGCTGCGAAAAGAAAAGGTatgatgcattcacacacatacaccacaccagACACTTAAACATTCACTCTACACAGACACTCCTAATATAGAAGATGAAGGTAAAATCAGGTTGCATATGCAGAACTAAGGCTTTGTTGGCCACAGATACACATCTGTAACTTTTTCAAGTCTACAGCCACTTGataatacaccacacacagaaacaaatggaggtaaaaaaaaacactaaaggAGTGTGATGAGGGCACTCACTGATCTCAAGCTGTCTGGCGATGCGTCCTTTGCTTTTATCTCTGAATTCCATCTGTGCCTCATTGTACCTTGTCATCACTTCCACAAATTTTTTGGCCAGGATGGCATGCTGAAAAACAGAAGGAGCAGGTGCTGGGACTCTTAAGGCACACCAATTTCATCTGTCCCTGTTCATCGTTCAAATGTGGTGGTATGTGGTTCCACTCCATACCTGAGTCTTTTTTATCCTTACGTCAGCTGACACTCTGTCCTCTGCGTTTGTCTCCAAACTCCTCTCAATGCCTGTCAACGTAAACAAGAAACCTCAACCGTTACAGGCATGATGACAGATAGAGACTGAATAAGACTACAGTGAGTAATGGCACAGTGttgatacagtatatatagaaCTGAGGCCAATTCAAGATCAGTTGTGAATAAGAAGTAATTAGTCAAGTATCAGAGTATTCACACTGTTCCTGACACAAGGCTTTGGTAAACAAAagaccaaacaaatctaaaaaaGACCAAATGTAATAATGAGCAATGAGGCTGTGTAAATTACAACTTGAAACAACACTGACTCTTCAGCTTATTGCGAGCATTGTTGGCCAGCTTCTTGATCTCATTGGTACGGGCTTCAATGTCatcttgtgtctctgtgtaggttgaaaggagaaaggaggcATAAGAGACAGGGACAAGGTAACGGCCTTGAGGACTTGGGAGAACGATGATTAAATGTAATGGCAGGAAGTGGAATCGTAATGGACTTAAAAGGTGACTAACAGAAAACAGCATAGACAgaaaatgaatagaaatgtatatgaaatagaaaatagaaagacagggagagcaacatgagagattgacagagagagagagaaaaagagatagagagatatagcagtgatatgatgatgatgtttactCTGGTCAGATGTAGGAGCGGAGAGGATGACTGAGTACAGCTTCTTAATGTCCGTCACATTCTCATCTACCTTATCAATACTGTTGCGGATATCCTCAGCCTGAGGGTAAAATAtgaacacgtgcacacagacacataaagtCAAATGGTGGCTGGAAACTGACATTGACACACAATGAACGCTTCTATAATGACCTATTGTTCAGCTTATCATTTCAAatagtgtgtcagtgtgagtcaATTCCTTCATAGATGTATTCTGttgtaatatttaatatttcattCAAAAGCATTGGCATGGTTTTAGAAGTTATTTTTTGAATTTGTAACTTTGTGGAGTGCTCTGTACTGTATTATACTCTATTTGTACACAAGAGATAATTTCAACTGTGGTGTGAATTCGCTAGCCTTCAGAAAGCGTTACCTGGGAAAAAAACTCATCCATAAATGCCTCTTTCTCAACAGGAATCTCGACATCATCTGGCACTTCACATTtctgtgaagagagaaaaaagggcaTGGGAGGTACATCAATGAATTTAGTGAAAATTGCTGGAAATCTTTTAATCAGCATTAACATTAATTgctaaaaaaagaacaattgTATTGTCTGTATGTATAAAGCGTATGTCATCCCAAGTACCAATGTCTCAGACGTATCAGCCTCAAACAGAATGAAACTGAACCTTCTCCATTTGTGCTTCAGTAGCCTACATACTCTGATCATATGATTCGATGCAATGTTAATACCTTTCTTGATGGATTAATACCATGAAAACAACATAATGAGTAAACATACGTGTTCTGGAAGGTATCATTTTTGCTATGTGGCACAGGTAGAGGGATATGTAGCATTATACACTgaattttctgtttgtgtgtgcatgttatcgAACTATTGAGCTATCGAACATAAAGATGCCAACTATAATcaatcattttcttttgtcattATTTAAAGGCTCTGGTCGTGGCAACAGCAACactctgagaaaaaaatactgCCAACATATGACCATATGCACTAAAACAAACAGAGGAACAATCCTTTCATCTTAGTGTAATCAGTCCTGTCTCATACCCTTCCCCCTCATCCGGAATCCCCCAGTTAACCCCTCCCTCGACCTATCTCCATATCTCCGAGAGCGATTTGACCATCTCTGGTCCAACGGGCAATCTTGCGTTGGTGTGGGAAGTGGAAGTAGTCACGCAGTAGGATGGCGTGACACGCAGCTCACTTCAAAATAACCTCAAGGCATGTGCGTGTCTTAATTTTCACTGTCACCTACGTGAGACCCGTACAGATACAAACTGCCATTTCACCACGATCCACTATACCTTGAAACTCGTTGGTGAGAGTGGCGCAAGGCGCACATTGAGACAGTAACCACCAATTCACAGCACAACCACCAACCACAACGTTTTTCTGCTAGACTGTGTAGCCTACAACTGTAGTGCTCAACCTGAACTGCCCACCCAAAAGTGGTTGAGTGATAACCAAAGGCCTCAGTGTTGTAGCCCATAATAAGCTCCAATCAAAGTGTTTTGGTGAACTCAGGGGTCAAGTTAGTTCTTGAAGAATGCAGCCATCTTCATACCCCCGTTTATGAAGCCTTGGCAAGTGAACCCTATCATTTTATAATAGGCCGACTGGCACTTACCAACGACTTTGACACAGGTGAAAGTGACGTAAAAGGCTACCGTTATCACCAGTCTCTACAGCTTCAATAGTCTGTCACAATAGCTCTAGGCCTACTTAAACACATCTAAGGACATCAAGCAAAGTGTTGATGAAAATGATGCAACTTACCTCTTTCAGTTGTTCCAATCGATCCTTCATTTTGACGGCCTGTTGGGCACTTGTTGAGAAAGAATTTGTTATGACTGGCTATCCTAGCTAACGCAATCACGGAGGCCTATGAATGTTTTAATTCCCTCTATTTTTTTCCAGGGAGGTCTGGTCATCCAACGCCTTTTGTAGAGCGGATGATTAGCAACAAtctatcaatgttttttttttttaagtttctcTGAAAACTCTGCTTTACACAGCACAGGTCCTGCAATATGGCTGCACCTACACAGAATCGTAGTTTACTAAGCCTATCCTCTCAAAGAGGATTAAGTCAACAGTTGTGTGTTGGACGACTAATCTCTCTGCCTCCGTCTTCTCCCGTCCCATGCGCTTCACTGTCACAGAGAACTTGGCACACTTCACGCATGCTCTATGCATCGCAACCAGGTCTGCACGTACAGGTGGATGCGCTCCTGGTGCCCTGAGCCGCCCCGCTAAATCTTGGATACACACTGCAAGTGAAGTGTGCAGTTCTCCGCCAGCTCCGTTCATTCACCATCACCTCCTCATTATTACATTCAAATCGTTTTGGTTAAGACTTGTGAGCACTTGGCAAACATTCCAGCAAAGGTCCAAGCTCAGACCACATGTCCATAAAATACGACAAATTCAAGAAAACTTGAAAATCCAAGACACATTTTTTTGAACACGCTAAAGAAGCAAACGATAAACGAATGACACTGTAGATCATTTCTACATGTGCAAAAATAAGTCGGGTGAACAAAATTCAACACACACCATTATGCATAGgtttaaatatatgtatatagttAATATATCCAAAGGTATATTCATATATAAAGCAATATGACTTTCATAGTAAATTATAATAAACATAAATTATACAAAATGCCATACTTTGGCATATTCATCAACTTGCTCCttcatgatttttttattttatttatcataCTATACACGACACCGTTACCTTTACctttacacattacacaaatgTGAATCTAAAGAATAAACTGCCAAACCATTTACTGTGGCTTATCTAGGCTTTGGCATGTACAGATTCAACTTGTCCAACAATGTTAAATAGTTGGCTTACATTGACTGATTGGATTgattttcaacacccacagttCTTAcggaaaaatgttttattaccTTAGATATTATACCAGCAAATCAGACTGAATTCATAATGGTTCATTTGTGAATAATGCTTTGTAATGTCAGT
This window encodes:
- the LOC122131848 gene encoding syntaxin-3-like isoform X2; its protein translation is MKDRLEQLKEKCEVPDDVEIPVEKEAFMDEFFSQAEDIRNSIDKVDENVTDIKKLYSVILSAPTSDQKTQDDIEARTNEIKKLANNARNKLKSIERSLETNAEDRVSADVRIKKTQHAILAKKFVEVMTRYNEAQMEFRDKSKGRIARQLEITGKETTDDELEEMLEGGNAAVFTAGIMASNISKEQMGEIEARHKDIMRLESSIKELHDMFVDIAMIVENQGTMIDRIESNMDQSVGFVERAVADTKKAAAFRQAARRKQMMIMVCCSIVAILVGSYLYSFFK
- the LOC122131848 gene encoding syntaxin-3-like isoform X1: MKDRLEQLKEKCEVPDDVEIPVEKEAFMDEFFSQAEDIRNSIDKVDENVTDIKKLYSVILSAPTSDQKTQDDIEARTNEIKKLANNARNKLKSIERSLETNAEDRVSADVRIKKTQHAILAKKFVEVMTRYNEAQMEFRDKSKGRIARQLEITGKETTDDELEEMLEGGNAAVFTAGIMASNISKEQMGEIEARHKDIMRLESSIKELHDMFVDIAMIVENQGTMIDRIESNMDQSVGFVERAVADTKKAAAFRQAARRVSLKELVFPAVYCLHMSRLTIILMVAKAQ